The following coding sequences lie in one Acropora palmata chromosome 3, jaAcrPala1.3, whole genome shotgun sequence genomic window:
- the LOC141877368 gene encoding piwi-like protein 1 isoform X1, with translation MAGRGGRGAALLQALEKPARPPGQAGQNGQQNVQPSQQQGPPQPGPDQHGQRQPYPQQYPDQHGRGQPCPQPYPAQPYHQRPMHPAHPYQQYQQPQPPTHFQQMPAGRGQMYDRGGAMYGQVPGYGQQPVAAPPPQQVPYGRGAQMAAYGRGAPYGRGAQQPVQSGRQPLPPAQERRTSPPQAQQQSPEVPVSQMAQMRVREDVATTQTGEKGTAGKPTSLSCNFIPIRFVEQKVYQYHVSFSPEIDSRKERCRLLSAHRDLLGSARAFDGSILFLPKQLEGPATVLESERKTDGSKVTVTVTLTRIVPPDDCLQLLNIIFRRVMKHLQLKQVGRYYYDPNRPAAIPQHKIELWPGYITSIQCYEGGMMLLCDVSHRLLRTETVYDFIYELYHRKRDRFEEETKKQLVGNIVLTRYNNKTYRIDDVAFDQNPKCTFTFHTGEQMSYLDYYRNVYNKEIQDPEQPLLVHRPKDKEVQRGKPGLVCLIPELCYITGLTDAVRQDFRVMKDIAAHTRVSPMQRQQAMMKFIDNINSSPEALSELSSWGIQLDQGMLRTEGRQLPLEKIFLGSTSFQSSPQADWGQQAVKEQVITPVPLHKWVVFFVNRDKSKALDFINMMRKVTPSMGIQVNEPLIIDLPNDRTETFLRSIRENLTPQVQMVVVIFPTSRDDRYSAVKKLCCVESPVPSQVINAKTISQQNKLRSVTQKIALQINCKLGGELWALDIPLKSLMVIGIDVYHDASRGGRSVGGFVASMNKSLTRWYSRVCFQSPGQELIDGLKMALTASLKKYHEVNQTLPDRIVVYRDGVGDGQLRTVAGYEVQQLSECFALFGERYSPKMAVVIVSKRINARIFAAQGQGPIPKLDNPGPGAVLDHTITRRDWYDFYLVSQHVRQGTVTPTHYIVVHDKSELKPDYMQRLSYKLTHLYYNWPGTVRVPAPCQYAHKLAYLVGQNIHNEPSHDLSDRLFFL, from the exons GCATTGGAAAAACCAGCCAGACCCCCTGGGCAGGCAGGACAAAATGGACAG cAGAATGTCCAACCATCTCAGCAACAGGGTCCACCTCAACCTGGACCCGATCAGCATGGTCAGAGACAACCCTACCCACAACAGTATCCTGATCAGCATGGTCGGGGACAACCCTGCCCACAACCGTATCCAGCGCAACCTTATCATCAACGTCCCATGCATCCTGCGCATCCATATCAGCAGTACCAACAGCCACAGCCgccaactcattttcaacagaTGCCTG CAGGACGAGGTCAGATGTACGACCGAGGTGGGGCAATGTATGGCCAAGTCCCAGGGTATGGCCAACAACCTGTGGCTGCCCCTCCACCACAGCAAGTGCCATATGGAAGGG GTGCCCAAATGGCTGCATATGGCAGAGGGGCTCCTTATGGACGAGGTGCCCAGCAGCCTGTACAATCAGGCAGACAGCCTTTGCCTCCGGCTCAAGAACGACGCACTTCACCTCCTCAAGCTCAACAACAGAGTCCTGAG GTTCCAGTATCACAGATGGCCCAAATGAGAGTGAGGGAGGATGTTGCAACAAC CCAAACAGGGGAGAAAGGAACAGCAGGAAAACC GACTTCTCTGAGTTGTAACTTTATACCAATCAGATTTGTTGAGCAAAAAGTGTACCAGTACCATGTGTCTTTCAG CCCAGAAATCGACAGTAGAAAGGAACGATGTAGACTACTGAGTGCCCACAGGGATTTATTAGGATCAGCCAGAGCCTTTGATGGAAGTATTCTTTTCCTTCCAAAACAACTAGAAGGAcca GCAACTGTTTTGGAATCAGAAAGGAAGACTGATGGCTCAAAAGTCACAGTGACAGTCACTTTAACACGAATAGTTCCTCCAGATGATTGCTTGCAACTTCTCAACATTATATTCAGAAG AGTTATGAAACACCTCCAGCTGAAACAGGTTGGGCGCTACTATTATGATCCAAACAGACCAGCTGCTATTCCACAACATAAGATAGAGCTTTGGCCTGGATATATTACTTCAATTCAGTGCTATGAAG GTGGTATGATGCTTCTGTGTGATGTGTCTCACAGGCTTTTAAGAACAGAAACAGTCTATGATTTTAT TTATGAGTTGTACCACAGAAAGAGAGATCGCTTTGAGGAAGAAACAAAGAAGCAGCTTGTTGGAAACATTGTTTTGACAAG GTATAACAACAAGACATACAGAATTGATGATGTAGCCTTCGATCAAAACCCAAAGTGTACATTTACATTTCACACTGGGGAGCAGATGTCATATTTGGACTATTACAG AAATGTCTATAACAAAGAAATACAAGATCCTGAGCAGCCACTGCTTGTTCACAGACCTAAAGATAAAGAAGTCCAAAGG GGTAAACCAGGACTTGTCTGTCTGATCCCTGAGCTTTGCTACATCACTGGACTCACAGATGCTGTGAGGCAAGACTTCAGAGTGATGAAG GACATCGCAGCACACACAAGAGTCAGCCCAATGCAGCGACAGCAAGCGATGATGAAGTTTATTGACAACATTAACTCTTCCCCAGAG GCTCTAAGTGAGCTGTCATCTTGGGGAATTCAACTTGACCAAGGAATGCTTAGA ACTGAGGGACGGCAACTACCGCTAGAAAAGATTTTCCTTGGGAGCACCTCCTTTCAATCCAGTCCTCAAGCTGACTGGGGCCAGCAAGCTGTTAAGGAGCAAGTGATTACCCCTGTTCCACTCCACAAATGGGTTGTGTTCTTTGTCAACAGGGACAAGAGCAAGGCTCTAGATTTCATCAACATGATGAGAAAAGTTACCCCATCTATGGGCATTCAG GTGAATGAGCCCTTGATAATTGACCTGCCAAACGACAGAACAGAAACGTTTCTGAGAAGCATAAGGGAGAACTTGACCCCCCAGGTTCAAATGGTGGTTGTGATATTCCCTACATCCCGGGATGATCGTTACTCTGCCGTAAAGAAACTTTGCTGTGTTGAAAGTCCAGTTCCCTCACAG GTTATCAATGCCAAAACTATTTCTCAGCAAAACAAGCTTAGGAGTGTTACCCAGAAAATAGCTTTACAGATCAACTGTAAACTTGGTGGAGAACTCTGGGCCTTAGACATACCGCTG AAAAGTTTGATGGTGATCGGCATTGATGTCTATCATGACGCCTCCCGTGGTGGGCGGTCTGTTGGAGGGTTTGTCGCCAGTATGAATAAAAGCCTCACAAGGTGGTATTCAAGAGTGTGCTTCCAATCCCCTGGACAAGAGCTCATTGATGGATTAAAAATGGCCCTCACTGCCTCACTGAAAAAGTATCATGAG GTGAACCAGACATTGCCTGATCGCATTGTTGTTTACCGCGACGGCGTGGGGGATGGCCAGCTTAGAACTGTGGCTGGTTACGAGGTGCAGCAACTGTCTGAGTGTTTCGCTCTCTTTGGTGAAAGATACTCGCCCAAGATGGCAGTGGTGATTGTGTCTAAGAGAATCAATGCCAGGATCTTTGCAGCTCAG GGTCAAGGGCCTATTCCTAAGCTGGACAATCCTGGCCCTGGGGCAGTTTTGGATCATACCATCACACGGAGAGACTG GTATGACTTTTATCTGGTCAGCCAACACGTTCGCCAAGGGACAGTCACCCCAACGCATTACATTGTTGTCCACGACAAATCAGAACTAAAGCCCGACTATATGCAAAG ATTGTCGTACAAGCTGACACATTTATATTACAACTGGCCCGGCACCGTCAGAGTACCGGCCCCCTGTCAG TATGCTCACAAGTTGGCGTACCTGGTCGGACAGAATATCCATAACGAGCCTTCGCACGATCTGTCTGATCGTCTGTTTTTCTTATAA
- the LOC141877368 gene encoding piwi-like protein 1 isoform X2 produces the protein MAGRGGRGAALLQALEKPARPPGQAGQNGQNVQPSQQQGPPQPGPDQHGQRQPYPQQYPDQHGRGQPCPQPYPAQPYHQRPMHPAHPYQQYQQPQPPTHFQQMPAGRGQMYDRGGAMYGQVPGYGQQPVAAPPPQQVPYGRGAQMAAYGRGAPYGRGAQQPVQSGRQPLPPAQERRTSPPQAQQQSPEVPVSQMAQMRVREDVATTQTGEKGTAGKPTSLSCNFIPIRFVEQKVYQYHVSFSPEIDSRKERCRLLSAHRDLLGSARAFDGSILFLPKQLEGPATVLESERKTDGSKVTVTVTLTRIVPPDDCLQLLNIIFRRVMKHLQLKQVGRYYYDPNRPAAIPQHKIELWPGYITSIQCYEGGMMLLCDVSHRLLRTETVYDFIYELYHRKRDRFEEETKKQLVGNIVLTRYNNKTYRIDDVAFDQNPKCTFTFHTGEQMSYLDYYRNVYNKEIQDPEQPLLVHRPKDKEVQRGKPGLVCLIPELCYITGLTDAVRQDFRVMKDIAAHTRVSPMQRQQAMMKFIDNINSSPEALSELSSWGIQLDQGMLRTEGRQLPLEKIFLGSTSFQSSPQADWGQQAVKEQVITPVPLHKWVVFFVNRDKSKALDFINMMRKVTPSMGIQVNEPLIIDLPNDRTETFLRSIRENLTPQVQMVVVIFPTSRDDRYSAVKKLCCVESPVPSQVINAKTISQQNKLRSVTQKIALQINCKLGGELWALDIPLKSLMVIGIDVYHDASRGGRSVGGFVASMNKSLTRWYSRVCFQSPGQELIDGLKMALTASLKKYHEVNQTLPDRIVVYRDGVGDGQLRTVAGYEVQQLSECFALFGERYSPKMAVVIVSKRINARIFAAQGQGPIPKLDNPGPGAVLDHTITRRDWYDFYLVSQHVRQGTVTPTHYIVVHDKSELKPDYMQRLSYKLTHLYYNWPGTVRVPAPCQYAHKLAYLVGQNIHNEPSHDLSDRLFFL, from the exons GCATTGGAAAAACCAGCCAGACCCCCTGGGCAGGCAGGACAAAATGGACAG AATGTCCAACCATCTCAGCAACAGGGTCCACCTCAACCTGGACCCGATCAGCATGGTCAGAGACAACCCTACCCACAACAGTATCCTGATCAGCATGGTCGGGGACAACCCTGCCCACAACCGTATCCAGCGCAACCTTATCATCAACGTCCCATGCATCCTGCGCATCCATATCAGCAGTACCAACAGCCACAGCCgccaactcattttcaacagaTGCCTG CAGGACGAGGTCAGATGTACGACCGAGGTGGGGCAATGTATGGCCAAGTCCCAGGGTATGGCCAACAACCTGTGGCTGCCCCTCCACCACAGCAAGTGCCATATGGAAGGG GTGCCCAAATGGCTGCATATGGCAGAGGGGCTCCTTATGGACGAGGTGCCCAGCAGCCTGTACAATCAGGCAGACAGCCTTTGCCTCCGGCTCAAGAACGACGCACTTCACCTCCTCAAGCTCAACAACAGAGTCCTGAG GTTCCAGTATCACAGATGGCCCAAATGAGAGTGAGGGAGGATGTTGCAACAAC CCAAACAGGGGAGAAAGGAACAGCAGGAAAACC GACTTCTCTGAGTTGTAACTTTATACCAATCAGATTTGTTGAGCAAAAAGTGTACCAGTACCATGTGTCTTTCAG CCCAGAAATCGACAGTAGAAAGGAACGATGTAGACTACTGAGTGCCCACAGGGATTTATTAGGATCAGCCAGAGCCTTTGATGGAAGTATTCTTTTCCTTCCAAAACAACTAGAAGGAcca GCAACTGTTTTGGAATCAGAAAGGAAGACTGATGGCTCAAAAGTCACAGTGACAGTCACTTTAACACGAATAGTTCCTCCAGATGATTGCTTGCAACTTCTCAACATTATATTCAGAAG AGTTATGAAACACCTCCAGCTGAAACAGGTTGGGCGCTACTATTATGATCCAAACAGACCAGCTGCTATTCCACAACATAAGATAGAGCTTTGGCCTGGATATATTACTTCAATTCAGTGCTATGAAG GTGGTATGATGCTTCTGTGTGATGTGTCTCACAGGCTTTTAAGAACAGAAACAGTCTATGATTTTAT TTATGAGTTGTACCACAGAAAGAGAGATCGCTTTGAGGAAGAAACAAAGAAGCAGCTTGTTGGAAACATTGTTTTGACAAG GTATAACAACAAGACATACAGAATTGATGATGTAGCCTTCGATCAAAACCCAAAGTGTACATTTACATTTCACACTGGGGAGCAGATGTCATATTTGGACTATTACAG AAATGTCTATAACAAAGAAATACAAGATCCTGAGCAGCCACTGCTTGTTCACAGACCTAAAGATAAAGAAGTCCAAAGG GGTAAACCAGGACTTGTCTGTCTGATCCCTGAGCTTTGCTACATCACTGGACTCACAGATGCTGTGAGGCAAGACTTCAGAGTGATGAAG GACATCGCAGCACACACAAGAGTCAGCCCAATGCAGCGACAGCAAGCGATGATGAAGTTTATTGACAACATTAACTCTTCCCCAGAG GCTCTAAGTGAGCTGTCATCTTGGGGAATTCAACTTGACCAAGGAATGCTTAGA ACTGAGGGACGGCAACTACCGCTAGAAAAGATTTTCCTTGGGAGCACCTCCTTTCAATCCAGTCCTCAAGCTGACTGGGGCCAGCAAGCTGTTAAGGAGCAAGTGATTACCCCTGTTCCACTCCACAAATGGGTTGTGTTCTTTGTCAACAGGGACAAGAGCAAGGCTCTAGATTTCATCAACATGATGAGAAAAGTTACCCCATCTATGGGCATTCAG GTGAATGAGCCCTTGATAATTGACCTGCCAAACGACAGAACAGAAACGTTTCTGAGAAGCATAAGGGAGAACTTGACCCCCCAGGTTCAAATGGTGGTTGTGATATTCCCTACATCCCGGGATGATCGTTACTCTGCCGTAAAGAAACTTTGCTGTGTTGAAAGTCCAGTTCCCTCACAG GTTATCAATGCCAAAACTATTTCTCAGCAAAACAAGCTTAGGAGTGTTACCCAGAAAATAGCTTTACAGATCAACTGTAAACTTGGTGGAGAACTCTGGGCCTTAGACATACCGCTG AAAAGTTTGATGGTGATCGGCATTGATGTCTATCATGACGCCTCCCGTGGTGGGCGGTCTGTTGGAGGGTTTGTCGCCAGTATGAATAAAAGCCTCACAAGGTGGTATTCAAGAGTGTGCTTCCAATCCCCTGGACAAGAGCTCATTGATGGATTAAAAATGGCCCTCACTGCCTCACTGAAAAAGTATCATGAG GTGAACCAGACATTGCCTGATCGCATTGTTGTTTACCGCGACGGCGTGGGGGATGGCCAGCTTAGAACTGTGGCTGGTTACGAGGTGCAGCAACTGTCTGAGTGTTTCGCTCTCTTTGGTGAAAGATACTCGCCCAAGATGGCAGTGGTGATTGTGTCTAAGAGAATCAATGCCAGGATCTTTGCAGCTCAG GGTCAAGGGCCTATTCCTAAGCTGGACAATCCTGGCCCTGGGGCAGTTTTGGATCATACCATCACACGGAGAGACTG GTATGACTTTTATCTGGTCAGCCAACACGTTCGCCAAGGGACAGTCACCCCAACGCATTACATTGTTGTCCACGACAAATCAGAACTAAAGCCCGACTATATGCAAAG ATTGTCGTACAAGCTGACACATTTATATTACAACTGGCCCGGCACCGTCAGAGTACCGGCCCCCTGTCAG TATGCTCACAAGTTGGCGTACCTGGTCGGACAGAATATCCATAACGAGCCTTCGCACGATCTGTCTGATCGTCTGTTTTTCTTATAA
- the LOC141877368 gene encoding piwi-like protein 1 isoform X3 encodes MAGRGGRGAALLQALEKPARPPGQAGQNGQQNVQPSQQQGPPQPGPDQHGQRQPYPQQYPDQHGRGQPCPQPYPAQPYHQRPMHPAHPYQQYQQPQPPTHFQQMPGRGQMYDRGGAMYGQVPGYGQQPVAAPPPQQVPYGRGAQMAAYGRGAPYGRGAQQPVQSGRQPLPPAQERRTSPPQAQQQSPEVPVSQMAQMRVREDVATTQTGEKGTAGKPTSLSCNFIPIRFVEQKVYQYHVSFSPEIDSRKERCRLLSAHRDLLGSARAFDGSILFLPKQLEGPATVLESERKTDGSKVTVTVTLTRIVPPDDCLQLLNIIFRRVMKHLQLKQVGRYYYDPNRPAAIPQHKIELWPGYITSIQCYEGGMMLLCDVSHRLLRTETVYDFIYELYHRKRDRFEEETKKQLVGNIVLTRYNNKTYRIDDVAFDQNPKCTFTFHTGEQMSYLDYYRNVYNKEIQDPEQPLLVHRPKDKEVQRGKPGLVCLIPELCYITGLTDAVRQDFRVMKDIAAHTRVSPMQRQQAMMKFIDNINSSPEALSELSSWGIQLDQGMLRTEGRQLPLEKIFLGSTSFQSSPQADWGQQAVKEQVITPVPLHKWVVFFVNRDKSKALDFINMMRKVTPSMGIQVNEPLIIDLPNDRTETFLRSIRENLTPQVQMVVVIFPTSRDDRYSAVKKLCCVESPVPSQVINAKTISQQNKLRSVTQKIALQINCKLGGELWALDIPLKSLMVIGIDVYHDASRGGRSVGGFVASMNKSLTRWYSRVCFQSPGQELIDGLKMALTASLKKYHEVNQTLPDRIVVYRDGVGDGQLRTVAGYEVQQLSECFALFGERYSPKMAVVIVSKRINARIFAAQGQGPIPKLDNPGPGAVLDHTITRRDWYDFYLVSQHVRQGTVTPTHYIVVHDKSELKPDYMQRLSYKLTHLYYNWPGTVRVPAPCQYAHKLAYLVGQNIHNEPSHDLSDRLFFL; translated from the exons GCATTGGAAAAACCAGCCAGACCCCCTGGGCAGGCAGGACAAAATGGACAG cAGAATGTCCAACCATCTCAGCAACAGGGTCCACCTCAACCTGGACCCGATCAGCATGGTCAGAGACAACCCTACCCACAACAGTATCCTGATCAGCATGGTCGGGGACAACCCTGCCCACAACCGTATCCAGCGCAACCTTATCATCAACGTCCCATGCATCCTGCGCATCCATATCAGCAGTACCAACAGCCACAGCCgccaactcattttcaacagaTGCCTG GACGAGGTCAGATGTACGACCGAGGTGGGGCAATGTATGGCCAAGTCCCAGGGTATGGCCAACAACCTGTGGCTGCCCCTCCACCACAGCAAGTGCCATATGGAAGGG GTGCCCAAATGGCTGCATATGGCAGAGGGGCTCCTTATGGACGAGGTGCCCAGCAGCCTGTACAATCAGGCAGACAGCCTTTGCCTCCGGCTCAAGAACGACGCACTTCACCTCCTCAAGCTCAACAACAGAGTCCTGAG GTTCCAGTATCACAGATGGCCCAAATGAGAGTGAGGGAGGATGTTGCAACAAC CCAAACAGGGGAGAAAGGAACAGCAGGAAAACC GACTTCTCTGAGTTGTAACTTTATACCAATCAGATTTGTTGAGCAAAAAGTGTACCAGTACCATGTGTCTTTCAG CCCAGAAATCGACAGTAGAAAGGAACGATGTAGACTACTGAGTGCCCACAGGGATTTATTAGGATCAGCCAGAGCCTTTGATGGAAGTATTCTTTTCCTTCCAAAACAACTAGAAGGAcca GCAACTGTTTTGGAATCAGAAAGGAAGACTGATGGCTCAAAAGTCACAGTGACAGTCACTTTAACACGAATAGTTCCTCCAGATGATTGCTTGCAACTTCTCAACATTATATTCAGAAG AGTTATGAAACACCTCCAGCTGAAACAGGTTGGGCGCTACTATTATGATCCAAACAGACCAGCTGCTATTCCACAACATAAGATAGAGCTTTGGCCTGGATATATTACTTCAATTCAGTGCTATGAAG GTGGTATGATGCTTCTGTGTGATGTGTCTCACAGGCTTTTAAGAACAGAAACAGTCTATGATTTTAT TTATGAGTTGTACCACAGAAAGAGAGATCGCTTTGAGGAAGAAACAAAGAAGCAGCTTGTTGGAAACATTGTTTTGACAAG GTATAACAACAAGACATACAGAATTGATGATGTAGCCTTCGATCAAAACCCAAAGTGTACATTTACATTTCACACTGGGGAGCAGATGTCATATTTGGACTATTACAG AAATGTCTATAACAAAGAAATACAAGATCCTGAGCAGCCACTGCTTGTTCACAGACCTAAAGATAAAGAAGTCCAAAGG GGTAAACCAGGACTTGTCTGTCTGATCCCTGAGCTTTGCTACATCACTGGACTCACAGATGCTGTGAGGCAAGACTTCAGAGTGATGAAG GACATCGCAGCACACACAAGAGTCAGCCCAATGCAGCGACAGCAAGCGATGATGAAGTTTATTGACAACATTAACTCTTCCCCAGAG GCTCTAAGTGAGCTGTCATCTTGGGGAATTCAACTTGACCAAGGAATGCTTAGA ACTGAGGGACGGCAACTACCGCTAGAAAAGATTTTCCTTGGGAGCACCTCCTTTCAATCCAGTCCTCAAGCTGACTGGGGCCAGCAAGCTGTTAAGGAGCAAGTGATTACCCCTGTTCCACTCCACAAATGGGTTGTGTTCTTTGTCAACAGGGACAAGAGCAAGGCTCTAGATTTCATCAACATGATGAGAAAAGTTACCCCATCTATGGGCATTCAG GTGAATGAGCCCTTGATAATTGACCTGCCAAACGACAGAACAGAAACGTTTCTGAGAAGCATAAGGGAGAACTTGACCCCCCAGGTTCAAATGGTGGTTGTGATATTCCCTACATCCCGGGATGATCGTTACTCTGCCGTAAAGAAACTTTGCTGTGTTGAAAGTCCAGTTCCCTCACAG GTTATCAATGCCAAAACTATTTCTCAGCAAAACAAGCTTAGGAGTGTTACCCAGAAAATAGCTTTACAGATCAACTGTAAACTTGGTGGAGAACTCTGGGCCTTAGACATACCGCTG AAAAGTTTGATGGTGATCGGCATTGATGTCTATCATGACGCCTCCCGTGGTGGGCGGTCTGTTGGAGGGTTTGTCGCCAGTATGAATAAAAGCCTCACAAGGTGGTATTCAAGAGTGTGCTTCCAATCCCCTGGACAAGAGCTCATTGATGGATTAAAAATGGCCCTCACTGCCTCACTGAAAAAGTATCATGAG GTGAACCAGACATTGCCTGATCGCATTGTTGTTTACCGCGACGGCGTGGGGGATGGCCAGCTTAGAACTGTGGCTGGTTACGAGGTGCAGCAACTGTCTGAGTGTTTCGCTCTCTTTGGTGAAAGATACTCGCCCAAGATGGCAGTGGTGATTGTGTCTAAGAGAATCAATGCCAGGATCTTTGCAGCTCAG GGTCAAGGGCCTATTCCTAAGCTGGACAATCCTGGCCCTGGGGCAGTTTTGGATCATACCATCACACGGAGAGACTG GTATGACTTTTATCTGGTCAGCCAACACGTTCGCCAAGGGACAGTCACCCCAACGCATTACATTGTTGTCCACGACAAATCAGAACTAAAGCCCGACTATATGCAAAG ATTGTCGTACAAGCTGACACATTTATATTACAACTGGCCCGGCACCGTCAGAGTACCGGCCCCCTGTCAG TATGCTCACAAGTTGGCGTACCTGGTCGGACAGAATATCCATAACGAGCCTTCGCACGATCTGTCTGATCGTCTGTTTTTCTTATAA